A single Anopheles arabiensis isolate DONGOLA chromosome X, AaraD3, whole genome shotgun sequence DNA region contains:
- the LOC120906314 gene encoding BTB/POZ domain-containing protein 17, which yields MQAELDSDHVFQPGRSDMGLKTLYNTNSVLRKIANLYAERLMSDVTLVVGENRYPAHRIILCASSDVFQVMLMNATWREFGDAVITLQEEERCQGVFPQFLRYMYVGKMTISVDTAVYILKLADKYNIHDLVQICINYMKLHLNKATAKGHFVEWLHNALQICPGRKDLISMLENYLKWNLERIVSYPGWEQLSPGLMNWLLQQNDLVVRSEFRLYELVDVWFRYQRAQIEGRYEMRDQDRESAINKLIHGVLVHIRFAMMSLPQLANVLMSGASVRNLKEFYVGRVADGMNFHSHHLEIVGAIRASEMGELQFTPRLYSSDLWSLEIAVDYFHRVEKYSSVASVFFTPTSFSDVDEESNGWDVEFFPLGVRYKPAQLIGIYSAATNREIPECIIRTVRLRITSQSAMRTECRYMVGVLICGMMNEEEYVRHCHVRVAYFSSDHRVLNIDNLIPIGELQMGTRKYSQYMVGEEQNTIRIKVVIVPLNRFSNVFAPPSE from the exons ATGCAAGCCGAATTGGATTCGGACCATGTCTTCCAGCCGGGGCGTAGCGACATGGGGCTGAAAACG CTTTACAACACGAACAGCGTGCTGCGCAAGATCGCCAACCTGTACGCGGAGCGGCTGATGTCGGACGTCACGCTGGTGGTGGGCGAAAATCGCTACCCGGCCCACCGGATCATCCTGTGCGCGAGCAGCGACGTCTTCCAGGTGATGCTGATGAACGCGACCTGGCGCGAGTTCGGCGACGCGGTCATCACGCTGCAGGAGGAGGAACGGTGCCAGGGCGTGTTTCCCCAGTTTCTGCGCTACATGTACGTCGGCAAGATGACGATCTCGGTCGACACGGCCGTCTACATACTGAAGCTCGCGGACAAGTACAACATCCACGATCTCGTGCAGATCTGCATCAACTACATGAAGCTGCACCTGAACAAGGCGACGGCGAAGGGCCACTTCGTCGAGTGGCTGCACAACGCGCTGCAGATCTGCCCGGGGCGGAAGGATCTGATCTCGATGCTGGAAAACTACCTGAAGTGGAACCTCGAGCGGATCGTGTCGTACCCGGGGTGGGAGCAGCTCAGCCCGGGCCTGATGAACTGGCTGCTGCAGCAGAACGATCTGGTCGTCCGGAGCGAGTTCCGGCTGTACGAGCTGGTGGATGTGTGGTTCCGCTACCAGCGCGCGCAGATCGAGGGCCGGTACGAGATGCGCGACCAGGACCGGGAGAGCGCCATCAACAAGCTGATCCACGGCGTGCTGGTGCACATCCGGTTCGCGATGATGAGCCTGCCGCAGCTCGCGAACGTGCTGATGAGCGGCGCGTCCGTCCGGAACCTGAAGGAGTTCTACGTCGGCCGGGTCGCGGACGGCATGAACTTCCACTCGCACCATCTCGAGATCGTCGGCGCGATACGGGCGAGCGAGATGGGCGAGCTGCAGTTCACGCCGCGGCTCTACTCGAGCGACCTGTGGAGTCTCGAGATTGCGGTCGACTACTTTCACCGGGTGGAGAAGTACTCCAGCGTCGCGTCGGTCTTCTTTACGCCCACCAGCTTTAGCGACGTGGACG AGGAAAGCAACGGATGGGATGTGGAATTTTTCCCGCTCGGCGTACGGTACAAGCCGGCACAGCTGATCGGCATCTACAGTGCGGCCACCAACCGGGAGATACCGGAATGCATCATACGCACGGTGCGCTTGCGAATCACCAGCCAGTCAGCGATGCGAACCGAGTGCCGATACATG GTCGGTGTGCTGATCTGTGGCATGATGAACGAAGAAGAGTACGTGCGCCACTGTCACGTCCGGGTGGCATACTTCTCCAGCGATCATCGCGTGCTGAACATCGACAACCTGATACCGATCGGGGAGCTGCAGATGGGTACGCGAAAGTACAGCCAGTACATGGTCGGCGAGGAGCAGAACACGATCAGGATAAAGGTCGTGATCGTACCGCTGAACCGTTTCTCCAACGTGTTCGCACCACCGTCGGAGTGA